From the genome of Astatotilapia calliptera chromosome 3, fAstCal1.2, whole genome shotgun sequence:
CCTCTTTTGCTGCTTCACTTCACTCCATCATCTAAGGGAAGGACGTCTTCAAAGATTAGCACATCAGATGCTGCTCACCACCTAATGAAATTCATCAAGGTATGCTTTTTAGAATTGTATATTTCTCTTTTGATGAGAACAGATGCAAATTATCAACGGCTGATATTTTAAGATGGCAAGGTGATCCAACCTGCAGCAGATGTATCTATCCCAGACAAGCTTGGTGTTGCAGGACTGACATGTCATTGTTTCTATTAAAACTAAATGTACacattgaaacaaaaataattgtgCGCGCGGagtgaaacattttaatattgtcATAATTTCAAACAGCAATGCCTCAACATCAGATTATCAATTTTGTTTAATGTGAATCACTtggtttctttctctccctcaggTGGGAGGTAGCACAGAGGCTTTTCTTAAGGCTGGCCCCACTCAGCCATTCGTCCTGTGGgttggagaaagaaagaacatcATCCAAAGTTTCTACCCAAAGTTTCTACATTGTCCTAGATCAAAAGGTCATTCCCTGTGTGACACAGATGGGAGATGCAGGTTTTGACAAGGCAAAACTTTTCAAggcacattttttaatttgccGTGTCCTTTGATAAGGCATTGGACAACTTCTACACattcatccagaccatcaagtGTATGGCATTGATGTTGGCAGCGTGAAGGACAGTCCTCGGGTCAATGAAACGAGGAAGTCTTCACTGTACGGTTTAAAGATATCCACTATTCAGCACTTTGACTGGAAATGTTCATCTGTTACATTTGCAAGATACACCACACAAGTTGCTCAGTGTTATTTAGACATTTGAAGTTCCAGCATGGTTTGTACCCAGGAAAGTTTTTACGTTTGACCTGTGGAGAGCCTGGATGTTCATTTATCTTTCACACGTACTCTGGTTACAAGCGGCACTTATTCCGAGCACATGGAGACTGCGTTCACTCTGAGGTCATCAACAATTTTGAGCCTGTACCTAACGATGGAACCTCTGtttcacagcctgtaaatgtggCTCATCCCATGACAATAACTACACCGGTTCCAGTTGAAAAAAGGCAAATACTGAACATGTGCAGCTCTGTTATTGCTCAAGTACAATCATCAGGAGTTCCTGAAAGTACTGTACAGTTAGTTGGTTCATTGGAGGAACTGGTTAATGACATCCATGCACATGCAAAACAATCTGTTGTCGACTGTTTGTCAACTGATACATCAAGAGAAACCTTAGAAAAAGTTGAGGATTGCTTTGATCAGCTTGAAAATCCATTTTCATGTCTTAACACAGAATCTAAAAGGATAAGATATTTTGagcaaaaatggaaaatagtTGAACCCATAGAGCATGTTCTTGGTGTGCGTTTTGATGTACGCAAAGATAGAACAACAGGGACATACAGGCAAGTTCCTGTCAATGATAAATTCATGTACGTTCCTATCATGGGATCCCTTTCATCTATGTTTCGAAACAGTGAACTTTGTAGCagtttccagaaaaaaaaactaaacatggaGGGATTGTACAGAGATTTAAATGACGGCTCCTACttcaaaaatcacagtttattCTCACAACAAGAACATGCTCTCCAGATCCAGCTCTACTATGACGATTTTGAAACTGCTAATCCTTTAGGCTCAAAAAAGGGGGTGCACAAACTtggttgtatttattttgttttgagaaATTTGCCACCAGAGTTAAATTCTGTGGTGATGAACATTCATCTTGTAGCCCTTTTTCATTCAgaagacttaaaaaaatatgggTTTGATCCTATCCTAAAGCCACTTGTTGATGATCTAAAGATTTTAGAGACTGAAGGAATGCAAGTGCCCTTTTCAGCCACACCTGTGAGAGGTTCGCTTTTTCAGATTACAGGTGACAACTTGGCTTTACATagcatttttggttttgttgaaTCATTTAGTGCAAACTATTGTTGTAGATTTTGTTTAACTGATAAGACAGAGTTGCAGTCAGTTTTTAGTGAAGATCATGTAGGCTTAACACTGCGTTCCAAAGAACTTCATTACAAACACTGTGGTGCCATTCAACAAAATCCTGCTTTGGGCTCAACATTTGGTGTAAAAAGAAATTGTTTACTCAATTCACTTCGGCTGTTCCATATTTCAGACAACTATGCTGTAGACATAATGCATGATCTACTAGAGGGAGTGGTGCAGTATGAGTTAAAGCTTGTGTTTCAGTACTTGATTAAGACCTCTTTGATATCCTTGAATTCATTGTCACAGAGAATTATAAGCTTTAACTACGGATATGCACAGAGAAGGAACAGGCCAGGTGGGCTAAAACTGGATGACAACAGCAAAGATCTTGGGCTTA
Proteins encoded in this window:
- the LOC113019411 gene encoding uncharacterized protein LOC113019411, with the translated sequence MFICYICKIHHTSCSVLFRHLKFQHGLYPGKFLRLTCGEPGCSFIFHTYSGYKRHLFRAHGDCVHSEVINNFEPVPNDGTSVSQPVNVAHPMTITTPVPVEKRQILNMCSSVIAQVQSSGVPESTVQLVGSLEELVNDIHAHAKQSVVDCLSTDTSRETLEKVEDCFDQLENPFSCLNTESKRIRYFEQKWKIVEPIEHVLGVRFDVRKDRTTGTYRQVPVNDKFMYVPIMGSLSSMFRNSELCSSFQKKKLNMEGLYRDLNDGSYFKNHSLFSQQEHALQIQLYYDDFETANPLGSKKGVHKLGCIYFVLRNLPPELNSVVMNIHLVALFHSEDLKKYGFDPILKPLVDDLKILETEGMQVPFSATPVRGSLFQITGDNLALHSIFGFVESFSANYCCRFCLTDKTELQSVFSEDHVGLTLRSKELHYKHCGAIQQNPALGSTFGVKRNCLLNSLRLFHISDNYAVDIMHDLLEGVVQYELKLVFQYLIKTSLISLNSLSQRIISFNYGYAQRRNRPGGLKLDDNSKDLGLNAVQSWCLLRNSPLIFGDIVCRNDGHWNLLLLLVQIVNIVFSPIITHGMTCYLKHLIADHHKAFKSLFPERNLIPKHHLMIHYPRCIRKIGPLIHMWCMRFEAKHKFFKRSVKNFKNITKTLVKKHQNQLAFHFENFYFKRLQFGPINEVLASSLKGSEALNKMFDVSSIVSTTSWVKSYGTEYQVAMYVCSGVENEMPLFSKIVSIIVSDFNTYLLTCKVSTVYFNDHLNAFVIEDGLDVFALISVDDLVYYRPYDRQFSNGTDDKMYIVPYCNFV